The sequence GCCGCCGATCCCGATCCCGGCGATTACCAGCGCGGCCAGCCCGACCAGCGTCAGAAATTCGCCCATCCGGCCGACAAATCGGTCGGCGCCGGGCGACGCGCGGTCCCGCGTGCGTATTTCGAAACCTGCGGTGGGGAAGCGTTCTTCCAGCTCGTCACGCACCGTATCGGGGTCGCGGTTCGCGTCGAATGCAACGCGCGTCTTGCTGCGATACATTGCGCCGGGCTGGAGCAATCCGGCAGCGCCGGGAAGGTCCTCGGCCACGATCACCGTCGGGCCAAGCTGGAACCCTTCACCCAGCCGGTCCGGCTCATTTGCTATAACGCCCGCAGCGGTAACGGTCTGCGTGCCGATGATAAAATCGTCTCCCAAGGCGATGCCCAGCCGGTCGAGCACCCCGCGCGCCACCCACGCCTGACCATTTGCAGGAGCGCCAACCGCCCGCCCGTCTTCCAGCGTTAATTCGCCATAGAGCGGATAGTTGTCCTCGACCGCTTTCAATTCGATCGGTGCGGTGGAATCCTCCGACCGGGCGACCACCTGCAGCCGCGTCCCACCGGACAGAGTGCCATATTCCGCCAGAGCCGCGCGCTCTTCTTCGTTCGGCCCACGCTGCCACAAGGCGATCTGGATATCGCCGCCAAGCAATTCCTGACCGCGCGTACCCAGCTCGTTCTCGATCGCGCCGGTCAACGTTCCGATAGCCGCCAGCGCCCCGGTCCCCAGGAACAGGCAGACCAGCAACAGCCGCAGCCCGCGAAACCGGGCGTTCAGGTCACGCCGGGCGATTGTCCAAGCTGTCTTCCAGCTCATGCCGGAATTGGCATCTTGGCAGAGTTCGTTCCGTTGGCGTCGCTCGCGATCCGGCCATCGGCGATGGTCAGCACGCGCTCGCAGCGTTCGGCCAGCTCCGTATCATGCGTGATTACCAGCAGTGTGGCGCCGGTTTCCTCGCGCCGGGCGAACAGCAGTTCGATGATTTCGTGGCCCGTGGCAACGTCGAGATTGCCGGTGGGTTCATCCGCGAAAATCAGGGCTGGGCGCGGTGCCGTGGCGCGGGCGATGGCGACGCGTTGCTGTTCCCCGCCCGAAAGCTGGGTAGGGTAATGATCGAGCCGGTGCCCCAGGCCGACCGCGCGCAATTCTTCCGCCGCACGCTCGCGCGCATCGTCCATTCCGGCAAGCTCCATCGGTGTGGCAACGTTTTCCAGCGCGGTCATGGTGGGCAGCAGATGGAAGGCTTGAAGCACGATGCCGATCCGCCCGCGTCTCGCATGGGCCAGCGCATCCTCGTCCATTCCGGTGAAATTTTCACCCGCAACCTGCACGGTTCCGCCGGTGACGCGTTCGAGGCCGGAAAGCACCGCCATCAGCGAGCTTTTGCCCGATCCCGAAGGGCCGAGCAAAGCCACCACCTCTCCCAAAGCGATATCGACATCGATACCGCGCAGAATTTCAACCGGCGCGGAATCGCTGCCGAGGGTGAGGGTGAGGTCGCGTGCGGAGATGGCAGGCAGGGAAGAAGTCATGCGGGGGCTTGTCACCAGTTTGAGATGGCATAGGCAGGGGCGAAATAACAGGAGCTTTGCCGATGATAATGCGTGGTTGGTCGATAGGTTTCATTTTCGCACTGGCGGCGGCATTGGGCGGGTGCGACACCGCGCCGCCAACCTCGCAGCCAGTCGAGGTGGAAGAGGTCGCGGCCGAGCAGCCGGTGATGGGGCCGGAACGGCACATATTGGCGTTCGGAAACAGCCTGTTCGCCGGATACCGCGTCGATCCCGATGAAAGCTATCCTTCGCGTTTGCAGGCAGCGTTGCGCGCGCGCGGGGTAAATGCGCAGGTTACCAGCGCCGCAGTGTCGGGGAATACCACCGCCGCCGGGCTGGAGCGTCTCGAATTCACGCTGGATGCGCAGCAGCAAACACCCGATCTGGCGATCGTCGAACTCGGTGGCAACGACTTCCTGCGCGGATTGCCGGTGGCGCAAACGCGTGAGAACCTGTCGCAAATCCTCGAAATACTTGGTGAGCGGGACATTCCGGTACTGTTGATGGGCATGCGCGCTCCGCCCAATCTGGGCGCTGATTATGTCGCTGCTTTCGACGGGATGTTCGGCGAGCTGGCGCAGGAATATGATGCGGCGCTGGTACCGTTCTGGCTGGAATCGATCTATCGGCGGCCCGAATTGTTCCAGTCCGACAGGGTACATCCCACCGCCGAAGGAATCGAACTACTGGTGGACGATACGGCAGATGACATTGCCGCGGCATTGCCTTCGCCAGAGGGTTAGAGCCGTTCCAGCGCGCCGCCGGTAACGCGCCAGATCGCAGCTTCCTCTGCAATCGCGGCAAAGGGTGCCAGCTCGGTTCCGGTCAGCCAGACCTGCGAGCTGCCCGCGCGCAGCCGCTCGAACATAGCCTCGCGCCGGACCGGATCGAGATGCGCGGCGACCTCGTCAAGCAGCAGCAGTGAAGGCCGCCCCTCTGCCGCCAGTTTCGCGTGGGCAAGCGTCAGCCCGATTAGCATCGCTTTCTGCTCGCCGGTCGAACAATTGGCGGCAGGCATGGCCTTGCTCGCCATCGCGACCTGCAATTCATCGCGGTGCGGGCCGGTTAGGCTGCGGCGCGCAGCGCGGTCGCGGCTGCGCCTTTCGCGCAAGCTCCGCGCAAGCTCTGCTTGCTCGATGGGACCGCCCGGTGCGTAGGTCAGGGCGGGGCGGGCAAAGGGTTCTTCCGGTTCCTGCTGCAAGGCGGCCTGCAAGGCGCCGACCAGCCGCGCCCGGCCCTGCGCCAGAATTGCGCCATGTTCGGCCATCTGGCTCTCGATACCGTCGAGCCATAAGGGATCGGGATCGACATCGTCGGACAGCAGACGGTTGCGCTCGCGCAGCGCATTCTCATACCGCGCCGCCGCCCGCGCATGGCCGGGATCGAGCGCCAGCGTCATGCGGTCCATATATCGCCGCCTTGCGCCCGCACTGTCGGTGAACAGCCGGTCCATCGCCGGCGTCAGCCAGGCTACCGAAAGCCATTCGCCCAGAGCCACCGCGCTCGCTTCGGCCTCGTTAATGCGGACCAGTCGGCGGGTTGGCCGCTGCGGTTCCGTATAGGTGCCGAGGCGGATGTCATCGCCACCGATTGAGCGCAGCGACGCCCCGACTGCGAAACCGCCACTGCCATGCTGCCGCGCCATGTCGGGCAGGGTCGCCCGCCTAAGGCCCCGGCCGGGCGAGAGGAGCGAAAGCGCCTCCAATATGTTGGTTTTTCCCGCACCGTTTTCGCCCACCAGCAAGTTGAACCGGCGCGTGGCCTCAAGCGAGGTTTCGGCGTGATTGCGGAAGTTGGACAGGGTGATGCGGTCGAGCGCCATGGCTGGAACCAGCCTTAGCGGGCGCGCAGAATTGCCGCCAGCCGCTACCGGGAAGGTTCTGACGATTCACGCCAACCCAAAGGTTGGGAAAAACTCCTAACCTTGCGCAATCATGAACGGTTTCGTCAGGATCGCAATTTAGGCGAATGGCAGATTTCTGCGGGTTTCGCCGGTTTGGCACACCCCGTGCAATGTTTGGGATATCCGCCGGACAGTCCAGCGGACAACAGTTCAAGAAAGGAAAAACCATGATCGATTTCTCCAATTTCGGCAGCAAGTTTGTCGCCGCCGTCTCCGCCCTGGCTCTCTCGGCAGTATTTATGGCCACCGCCATTGTGCCCGCCAGCCCGAACTTCACCGTCGCCACCGGAATGATCGCCTGATCGCCGCCAGCACGCTTCAACGAAAGGATTAGCTAAATGACCTACCTCAACGAATATTCCAGCCGGGCCTTGGCCGCCATATCGGCGCTCGCCCTATCCGCAATCTTCATGGCAACCGCGATCGTTCCGGCGATGCCGAATGTCGCAGCCGCAGGAGTGCTGGCATGAGCAATTTAGAGCATCGCGGCGAGGGCAACACGCCCGCCGACCAGTTCCGTCTGGACCGGCAGAATGGCAAGCTGATGGGCGTGTGCGCCGGGATTGCCAACTATTTCGGGATGGACGCCACGCTGATCCGCATCCTGTTCGTGCTCGGCACGCTGATCGGTTTCGGTTCGCTGGTCCTGGTCTATCTTGCCATCGGACTGATCGCCGATTGAGGGAGCCCCGCGCGGGTTCCCTCACCGTGCCGATTACATGGCGGAAATGCCGCCATCCAGTTTCAATTCCGCGCCAGTCATGAAGCGGCTCTCATCGCTGGCCAGATACAACACCGCATTGGCAATATCGTCAGGCTCCCCCACGAATTTCAGCGGGATCTGACGTGCCAGCTTGTCCAACAGAACCTGTTTGTCCAACCCGGCATGTTTCGCCGTTCCATCCAGGATTGGCGTATCGACGAAAGTCGGGTGGACCGAATTGCAGCGGATCTGCATGTTCTTCTTCGCGCAATGCAACGCGATCGACTTGCTCAGCATCCACACCGCCGCCTTCGACGCATTATATGCCGGCATCGTGTCACTCGCGATCAGCCCGGCTATGCTGGAAATGTTCACGATCGAACCCGGCGCATGGTCGCGCATGAGTGGCAGGGCCTTCTGACAGCCGTGAAAAATCGAATCCACGTTGATCGAGAAACAGCGCTGCCATTCGGCAAAATCGCATGTTTCGATATTGCCGGCCACGCCGATCCCGGCATTGTTGACCAGCACGTTCAGCCCGCCCAGATGCTCGCGGGCGGCGTCCATGGCGGCTTCCCAATCGGCAGGATCGGTTACGTCGTGTCCGACCGAGAAAGCCGTACCGGCGCCAAGCGCATCGTTTATCGACTGGGCGGTTTCGGCCGCGCCATCGGCGTTGATGTCGGTGCAAAGAATTTTCGCACCTTCGTCGGCCAATCGCCGCGAATGGGCCGCACCCAGGCCCTGCGCCGCGCCGGTTACCAGCGCCATCTTTCCCGCAACGCGCCCCGTTTTCGTGCCGCCCATTACCCGTTCCCTTCGATAAATCCTGCGCCCAACATGATGAGCATTCGCACATCGATGGCGTAACCCTCTGCCCGCCTGGCAGCCAGAAATTCGTGCAAATGGTTCAGCCGAATGCGGTGCACGGTGATATCTTCACCCGCAACCCCGCCGCCCGGTCCGATTTTTGTGAGCCCACCGGCGCGTACCAGAGTGAAGCTTTCGCTCACCATGCCGG comes from Alteripontixanthobacter sp. and encodes:
- a CDS encoding SDR family oxidoreductase → MGGTKTGRVAGKMALVTGAAQGLGAAHSRRLADEGAKILCTDINADGAAETAQSINDALGAGTAFSVGHDVTDPADWEAAMDAAREHLGGLNVLVNNAGIGVAGNIETCDFAEWQRCFSINVDSIFHGCQKALPLMRDHAPGSIVNISSIAGLIASDTMPAYNASKAAVWMLSKSIALHCAKKNMQIRCNSVHPTFVDTPILDGTAKHAGLDKQVLLDKLARQIPLKFVGEPDDIANAVLYLASDESRFMTGAELKLDGGISAM
- a CDS encoding PspC domain-containing protein produces the protein MSNLEHRGEGNTPADQFRLDRQNGKLMGVCAGIANYFGMDATLIRILFVLGTLIGFGSLVLVYLAIGLIAD
- a CDS encoding arylesterase, which gives rise to MIMRGWSIGFIFALAAALGGCDTAPPTSQPVEVEEVAAEQPVMGPERHILAFGNSLFAGYRVDPDESYPSRLQAALRARGVNAQVTSAAVSGNTTAAGLERLEFTLDAQQQTPDLAIVELGGNDFLRGLPVAQTRENLSQILEILGERDIPVLLMGMRAPPNLGADYVAAFDGMFGELAQEYDAALVPFWLESIYRRPELFQSDRVHPTAEGIELLVDDTADDIAAALPSPEG
- a CDS encoding recombination protein F, with product MIDFSNFGSKFVAAVSALALSAVFMATAIVPASPNFTVATGMIA
- a CDS encoding recombination protein F; this translates as MTYLNEYSSRALAAISALALSAIFMATAIVPAMPNVAAAGVLA
- a CDS encoding ABC transporter ATP-binding protein, yielding MTSSLPAISARDLTLTLGSDSAPVEILRGIDVDIALGEVVALLGPSGSGKSSLMAVLSGLERVTGGTVQVAGENFTGMDEDALAHARRGRIGIVLQAFHLLPTMTALENVATPMELAGMDDARERAAEELRAVGLGHRLDHYPTQLSGGEQQRVAIARATAPRPALIFADEPTGNLDVATGHEIIELLFARREETGATLLVITHDTELAERCERVLTIADGRIASDANGTNSAKMPIPA
- the recF gene encoding DNA replication/repair protein RecF, encoding MALDRITLSNFRNHAETSLEATRRFNLLVGENGAGKTNILEALSLLSPGRGLRRATLPDMARQHGSGGFAVGASLRSIGGDDIRLGTYTEPQRPTRRLVRINEAEASAVALGEWLSVAWLTPAMDRLFTDSAGARRRYMDRMTLALDPGHARAAARYENALRERNRLLSDDVDPDPLWLDGIESQMAEHGAILAQGRARLVGALQAALQQEPEEPFARPALTYAPGGPIEQAELARSLRERRSRDRAARRSLTGPHRDELQVAMASKAMPAANCSTGEQKAMLIGLTLAHAKLAAEGRPSLLLLDEVAAHLDPVRREAMFERLRAGSSQVWLTGTELAPFAAIAEEAAIWRVTGGALERL